GGCATTGTCGATTTCCGTCCGACGGTATCCGGTGGGCAGGGCGATGAACTCGTATCCATGGCGGGCAAGGATCTCACGTAGTTGGCTGAAGCGGATCAGTCGGGCAATGGGCCGCTGATCCGGGGAGTCACTGCCGAGCCTGTCGCTCACGGCATCGAGGTACGCCAAGTTCAAGGAGGATGCCACCGAAAGCGACGTCTGACCATAGTTCGACCGGCTGGCGCCGGCAACATAGAATCCCCGGTCTCGCAGCGCGGAAAGAAAGTTGGAGTTGTCGATGCCGTACAGGTCGGCGAGGACGTCTTCCCGGCCGTAGCCATCCAAGATGATGTAGTAGAAGTCGGGAGGGGAGCCTGCTGGGTCGTGGGGGGGCAGGCCCGGAATCTCTTGCAGAGCCGGTTGCCAAGGTTGACGCAGCTGAGTCTCGTGCTGGGCAATCCGGATCACAGGGGGTACCAGCATGGCGATCGCGACAAGAAGCAGAACCCCGCTCATGCCGCGCTGGATGGTTCGCGATCGCAAGATCGAGTAGATGGCCAGGCCGATCGCAGCCATCCACAGAATAGAGATGGCGCGAGCGACCAGCCCCTTGGTGTCCCAGTACATCATCCCGCCGAGGCCTTCGCGGATCAAGCCCTGGGAAAGGAGCAGGATGCCAAGAGACACCGCCGCAGCTGCTGCTTCCACCTGCCGCAGCAGGCGTTGAAGCAGGATGAACGCGCCAGAGGCAACCAGCACCATCAAGAGCGCAGGCCGCAGGGCCGCCTCGGGAGCTACGACTTCGATGTTGGCTGAGAGCAAAGAAACGACCGGAACGAGGGCGAAGAGCAGGGGGTGGAACAACGCCGCCAGGATCAGCATCAGCTCTCCAACCTCCATTCGGCAGGCGTTCGGATGAGGGAGGCATCCCGCGTGGATGGAACCATGCCGCCTTCGGACCGAGCCTGGGGCTCTCCGGCACCACATACCGCTTCGTAAAGGACAACCCATTCGTCCCTCTGTACCTCTCTGAGGCACCCCAGGTCACGGTAGGCGGTCAGGCGCTCCACGGCCATGCGCACGACGTTCTGCTGATCGTGCTGCAGAAGGAAATCCAGATCCTCGATGCTGAACAGGATATGAGTCGCGCCAAGCTCAGCCAGCCACTGCGTGAGGCTGTCATCGGAGGGAAGGGCGGAGATCTCCGCCGACCAACGGTAGTGATCGGGGTCCGGCAGGCAGGCGGGCAAGCAGTAGTAGCCGCGGCCATCGCCGATCAGCAGCACTCTGGAACCCTCAGGTAGTTCCTCGACAGCCATGCGACCCACCGGGAAATCTTTGACCATCCGGGAGAGAAAGCCTCTTCTCGTCTCCAGTCCAAGTGAAACCGGGAGAGGTTTGAATTGCCGAAACATGACAAGTTGATAGAACAGGCTGACGGCCAACAGCCCAACGGTCAGAGAGGGGAGCAGTGCGGAGAGGGGCAAGCGTTTCTCCCGTTGAGCCTCGGCGATCCTGTCAACGACGTAGGCGGATGAGATGGCCAGGGCAGGAGCAATCGGGAGCAGGAAGCGAAGCTGCTGGGAGCCGGCGAACCAGATCCCGATCCGTGTAATCGAGATCGCCAGCAGAAGGGTCACGATCCGGTTCTTGCGCAGGAAGGGGTAGGCAAACAGAAGCAGGAACAGCAGGCTGGGCATGTCGATCAGATTCATGACGGTGCCGAAACGTTCGTGCTGGGCGTAGGCATTCCAAGGCAGGGCCAACGCGCTGAGGATTCCCTTTCCTGCACCAAAACCGTTGAGATAGCCCATGTACAGTTCCAGCCTGCGGGCTGACCACTCGGGCCCGCCGAGGTACAACGGGTAGACCGGGTTGCCGAACCACAGCCAGTTCTTGGCGTACCAGGGAGCCGCCACGAGGACCCCGGGGAGGAGGAGCAGCGCGAGAGAGGACAGCGTTCGACGCCAGCCCGCCTGGAAACCAAGGCAGACGACGGCCAGTGCGAGAAGGCCAAGGCCGGCCGCGGCGATGTACTTGGTGCCAATCGCCAACCCAGCGAAGACGCCCGCCAGGACCAGCCACCGGCGTTCACCGGCTCGCCACCATTCGACGACACAGGCAAGGGCCAGAAATTCGAACGCCGCCCAGGCGAGATCGATATA
Above is a window of Anaerolineales bacterium DNA encoding:
- a CDS encoding LTA synthase family protein; translation: MLILAALFHPLLFALVPVVSLLSANIEVVAPEAALRPALLMVLVASGAFILLQRLLRQVEAAAAAVSLGILLLSQGLIREGLGGMMYWDTKGLVARAISILWMAAIGLAIYSILRSRTIQRGMSGVLLLVAIAMLVPPVIRIAQHETQLRQPWQPALQEIPGLPPHDPAGSPPDFYYIILDGYGREDVLADLYGIDNSNFLSALRDRGFYVAGASRSNYGQTSLSVASSLNLAYLDAVSDRLGSDSPDQRPIARLIRFSQLREILARHGYEFIALPTGYRRTEIDNADVYPRQHLSATTAFESQVLENLGLGPALVGLARAGVLSALPGYTAHRQRLEFAMAEIGRLATLPGPKFVFAHIVLPHPPFAYDAEGEAVNPPHLFQLQDGNEFPGSADEYRAGYASQIEYTNQRVLELVDEILAGASRPPVIVLQADHGPGAGLNWLSPETTDLRERMSILNAYYAPAASGALYEGITPVNSFRILLNEYLGYDLPLLPDRSEFSNWQRPYTFYEAPIEPADQ
- a CDS encoding glycosyltransferase family 39 protein, which translates into the protein MSSDPSPTGRRMPPPWAVPLGTALLLAARWLTTPRGLDDLGIEALRDAGLSILLWLLVGVLAAGTGRRLLRLLRLQPAPSSFSWLLAEALGLGAIAYLVFALGMIGWLTAAAISTLLLGLSIVAAEPSAEAVAWLLTVPAQVLAKWKRAGVLPRLTLVLLTAIFSFAFVQTLTPPWDYDGLMYHLVGPRLFLEVARIYPVPDNWYVNGPFSIEMLFTIGMSRGDDVFPKLVHYLFGLLLVAATWLTARRWLGGIVGWLGAAILVGLPTLPVWASFAYIDLAWAAFEFLALACVVEWWRAGERRWLVLAGVFAGLAIGTKYIAAAGLGLLALAVVCLGFQAGWRRTLSSLALLLLPGVLVAAPWYAKNWLWFGNPVYPLYLGGPEWSARRLELYMGYLNGFGAGKGILSALALPWNAYAQHERFGTVMNLIDMPSLLFLLLFAYPFLRKNRIVTLLLAISITRIGIWFAGSQQLRFLLPIAPALAISSAYVVDRIAEAQREKRLPLSALLPSLTVGLLAVSLFYQLVMFRQFKPLPVSLGLETRRGFLSRMVKDFPVGRMAVEELPEGSRVLLIGDGRGYYCLPACLPDPDHYRWSAEISALPSDDSLTQWLAELGATHILFSIEDLDFLLQHDQQNVVRMAVERLTAYRDLGCLREVQRDEWVVLYEAVCGAGEPQARSEGGMVPSTRDASLIRTPAEWRLES